In bacterium, a single window of DNA contains:
- a CDS encoding SDR family oxidoreductase, whose amino-acid sequence MSLSPVIDLDGKVALVTGAGSGIGRATAIRYAQAGASVMCADIDADGAKVTAESIRGEGGEAASLQLDVTDESAVEKSLQQTIDALGGFDILFNNAGVGDIDYQKTLEVNQNGVYYGLKHGSALLAERGGGAIVNTASIAGLQGLVSPISMNQPAASMVEGGGIAYIASKHAVVGMTAQYAIAFAERGVRVNAVAPGYIETPMTEILREDLQIQHEYERLHPIARLGQPDEIATAVVFLSSSAASFITGHTLPVDGGYSCR is encoded by the coding sequence ATGTCCCTCTCCCCCGTGATCGACCTCGACGGAAAGGTCGCCCTCGTGACCGGCGCCGGCTCCGGCATCGGGCGCGCCACCGCGATCCGCTACGCGCAGGCGGGCGCCAGCGTGATGTGCGCCGACATCGACGCCGACGGCGCGAAGGTCACGGCGGAGTCGATCCGTGGCGAAGGGGGCGAGGCCGCATCGCTCCAGCTCGACGTGACCGACGAGAGCGCGGTCGAGAAGAGCCTCCAGCAGACGATCGACGCACTCGGCGGATTCGACATCCTCTTCAACAACGCCGGCGTGGGCGACATCGACTACCAGAAGACCCTCGAGGTGAACCAGAACGGCGTCTACTACGGACTCAAGCACGGCTCGGCGCTCCTCGCCGAGCGGGGCGGTGGCGCAATCGTGAACACCGCCTCGATCGCCGGCCTCCAGGGCCTCGTCTCGCCGATCTCGATGAACCAACCCGCGGCGTCGATGGTCGAGGGCGGCGGAATCGCCTACATCGCCTCGAAGCACGCCGTCGTCGGCATGACCGCTCAGTACGCGATCGCCTTCGCCGAGCGGGGCGTCCGGGTGAACGCCGTCGCACCCGGCTACATCGAGACCCCGATGACCGAGATCCTCCGCGAGGACCTGCAGATCCAGCACGAGTACGAGCGCCTCCACCCGATAGCCCGGCTCGGCCAGCCCGACGAGATCGCGACGGCCGTCGTGTTCCTCTCGAGTTCGGCGGCGTCCTTCATCACCGGCCATACGCTGCCGGTCGACGGCGGGTACTCTTGTCGTTAG
- a CDS encoding Rieske 2Fe-2S domain-containing protein has product MASAASAEDTDWQRLDAAIRPGDPQPQGWYAVATSEEVPASDPVGADFLSGRVVVYRKASGEPVVMTARCPHMGADLALGDVVDDTIRCTYHHFCFGPDGSCAKIPSEGPIPTAARLHSYPTHESFGLIWAWHGDDTPLYSPPTVRDYEEKDLVFRVKRTNVFEVAPWLSIGNTFDFMHLRYVHDLDFAVEPEDVRYEGEHHIELDIPFVSKETGAFEQRIRVTGTNVVSFQTVTDHTTVGIFTSTPIGDRAQTWYVAAVPRDGGLSESEIDARLDEQQKFGDDLLVDDARTLQGIRFKVGSLVAGDRAMVTYMQWVSRFPTALPAED; this is encoded by the coding sequence ATGGCCAGCGCCGCATCCGCCGAAGACACCGACTGGCAGCGCCTCGACGCCGCGATCCGCCCGGGCGACCCCCAGCCCCAGGGCTGGTACGCGGTCGCGACCTCCGAAGAGGTTCCCGCGTCGGATCCGGTCGGCGCCGACTTCCTCTCCGGCCGGGTTGTAGTCTATCGCAAGGCCTCCGGCGAGCCGGTCGTCATGACCGCCCGCTGCCCGCACATGGGTGCGGATCTCGCCCTGGGCGACGTCGTCGACGACACGATCCGGTGCACCTATCACCACTTCTGCTTCGGGCCCGACGGATCCTGCGCGAAGATCCCCTCGGAGGGGCCGATCCCGACGGCGGCACGTCTCCACAGCTACCCGACCCACGAGTCCTTCGGTCTGATCTGGGCCTGGCACGGAGACGACACCCCGCTCTATTCACCACCCACCGTTCGCGACTACGAGGAGAAGGACCTCGTCTTCCGCGTGAAGCGAACGAACGTCTTCGAAGTCGCCCCCTGGCTCTCGATCGGGAACACCTTCGACTTCATGCACCTGCGCTACGTGCACGATCTCGACTTCGCGGTCGAGCCCGAGGACGTCCGCTACGAGGGCGAGCACCACATCGAGCTCGACATCCCCTTCGTCTCGAAGGAGACCGGCGCTTTCGAGCAGCGCATCCGCGTGACGGGCACGAACGTCGTGTCGTTCCAGACCGTGACCGATCACACGACGGTCGGGATCTTCACGTCCACGCCGATCGGGGACCGCGCCCAGACCTGGTACGTCGCGGCGGTGCCCAGGGACGGCGGTCTCTCGGAGAGCGAGATCGACGCCCGCCTCGACGAGCAGCAGAAGTTCGGAGACGACCTGCTCGTCGACGATGCCCGCACGCTCCAGGGGATCCGCTTCAAGGTCGGCAGCCTGGTCGCCGGCGATCGCGCGATGGTCACCTACATGCAGTGGGTTAGCCGGTTCCCGACCGCACTGCCCGCGGAAGACTAG
- a CDS encoding nuclear transport factor 2 family protein → MALDPKTVVLEYLEDIKAGRHDAAYEAFAEDATWTTPPSLPWPGKFFGRKDIFEGYFAVDKGLFTTGMSSYDLETHLVVTQGEHVVVEMTHRSTGLNGNEYQTDHCLVFDVRDGKIQAVREYIDSLYLKESMIDPA, encoded by the coding sequence ATGGCCCTGGACCCGAAGACCGTCGTCCTCGAGTACCTCGAGGACATCAAGGCCGGCCGCCACGACGCGGCCTACGAAGCCTTCGCCGAGGACGCGACCTGGACCACGCCGCCCTCGCTCCCCTGGCCCGGCAAGTTCTTCGGACGGAAGGACATCTTCGAGGGCTACTTCGCCGTCGACAAGGGCCTCTTCACGACGGGCATGAGCTCCTACGACCTCGAGACGCACCTCGTCGTCACGCAGGGCGAGCACGTCGTCGTCGAGATGACCCACCGCTCGACCGGACTCAACGGCAACGAATACCAGACCGACCACTGCCTGGTCTTCGACGTGCGCGACGGGAAGATCCAGGCGGTCCGGGAGTACATCGACTCGCTCTACCTGAAGGAGTCGATGATCGACCCGGCCTGA